The Haloplanus sp. GDY1 genomic sequence TTCGACGTACTCCGACGCGTCGATGACGGCCACCGTCCGGTCGACGCCGAGCCGTCGGGCCAGAAGCGACACCAGCAGGTTCTTCTCGTCGGAGTCGAGCGCCGCGACGACGAAGTCGGCGTCGCCGACGTGTTCGCGCTCCAGGAAGTCCATGTCCGTCGCGTCGCTCTCCATCACCACCGCGTTCGGGAGTTCCTCGGCGAGGCGTCGGGCGCGCTCGGGGTCCCGTTCGATCAGTCGCGGCGTGAACCCCCGGTCGCCCAGCAGGCGGGCGACCTGGTAGCCGATCTCGCTGCCGCCGACGACGACCACCTCCTCGGCCCGTCCGGGGCGCTCCTCCGGAGCGATGGTCGTCGCGAACTCCCGGACTGCCTCGGGGTTGCCGATCACGACCACCCGGTCGTGCGTCTTGAGCAACGAGTCGCCGCGGGCGAGTTCCACCTCCCCGTTCCGGAGGATGGCGGCGAAGGTGAGGTCGTCGAAGCGGTCGGCCTCGGCGACGGACTGGTCGGTCACCGGGCTCCCCGGTGGGATCTCGAACTCCGCCATCTGGACGCGCCCGTCCGCGAAGGAGTCGACGTCGCGGGCGGCCGGGATGCCGACCACTCGGACGATGGACTCCGCCGCGAGCAGGTTCGTACAGACGACGAAGTCGATGCCGAAGGCGCGCTCGGAGCGCTCCCACGTCCGCAGATACTCGGTGTTCTTCACGCGGGCGACGGTGAAGGCGTCGCTCACCGCACGGGCCGTCCCGCAGATGACGATGTTCGTCTCGTCGTCGTCGGTGCTGGCGATGACCATGTCGGCCTCGTCGATGCCGGCCTCCTCCAGCGTCGAGAGCGAGGTGCCGTCGCCCTGCACTGTCAGCACGTCGAGCGAGTACGTCAGTTCCTCGACCCGGTCGCCGTCCCGGTCCACGACGACGATGTCGTGCGACCCGGCGAGGTCGGCGGCGATGCTCGATCCGACCTGTCCGGCGCCGACGATGATTATGCGCACGCTCGACCGCTCCCGGTGTGCATGCGCCCGAATCGTCGCGCCCGCGGTTTCACGATTTCGCTTCGCGGGCTCAGCCCACGCCGCTCGGCTCCTCGTGAACGACGAGTTCGACCTCCCGGCGTCGCCCTTCGAGGTCCGCGACGATGCGCTCGACGACCCGTTCGGCCTCCTCGACCAGGACCGGTTTCACCTTCTCGACCACCCAGTCGAGGGAGACGAACCGCGGCAGGTCGAGGGCGTCCCCACCCACGGAGTCGGGGTCGAACTCGACCTCCAGGTGGACGCGACAGGCCGGCCCCGTCGCGTCCGGCAGCGTCGCGGGCACGGCGTCGAGCGGTTCGACCCGCCACCGCCCCCGGGCGTCGACGTCCTCGGTCACCCGCCAGTCCAGTCGCTCCGGCGGGTCGGCCTCGGTCACCGTCGTGTGGGCGGTGTACGAGAGCTTCCACCACGCGAACCGGAGGTGATACCGGGTGCCCGGCGACCCGTCGCCCTCGGCGCGCACGTCGGTCAGGTACTCGGAGTACCGGGCGTACCGCGGGAAGTCGACGAGGAAGTCGTACACCTCCGCGGCCGGCAGGCGGACGACCGTGCTGACGTGGATGCGGTCCACGTGGACCCGTCGGACCGCGGCGAGGTAAGCGTTCCGCGGCCTAGAGCGGTTCGCCGCAGTACTCGCAGGCCTCGCCGGCCGCCGTCCGCGATCCGCACTGGGGGCAGTTCGTCCGGTCGGGGCCGTCCCGGTCGTCCGACTCGCCGAGCATCGCCGCCGCGCCGATGACGGCGATGCCGAGGAAGCCGGCGACGAACCAGCCGACCGGACCCATCATGAGGAGGAAGAAGCCGACGACTGCGGCGGGGAGGCCGAGCAGGACGTACAGCATGAGTTCGGATTCCCGGGTCACGGCTCCCCGTACACCGCCCACCCGAAAGCCGGTTTCGGTGACGACGACGCGCGCCGTCGTCGAACCGACGCTTAAGAGCCCTCGCCGCGAACGGCCGGACGAATGCTCGAGGGGACACACGTCGCGCTCGGAGTGACGGGGAGCATCGCGGCGGTGAAGACGGTCGAACTCGCTCACGAACTCCGGCGCCACGGGGCGTCCGTACGCGCCGTGATGACCGACGCCGCCCGCGGGATCGTCCACCCCTGGGCGCTGGAGTTCGCCACGGACCACCCCCCGGTGACGGAACTCACGGGCGCGGTGGAACACGTCGACCTCTGCGGGCGCGAGGGGTGGGCGGACGTCCTGCTGATCGCTCCCGCCACCGCGAACACCGTCGGCAAGGTGGCCGCGGCCGTCGACGACACGCCCGTGACGACCTGTGCGACGACGGCCCTCGGCGCCGGCGTGCCCGTCGTCGTCGCGCCCGCGATGCACGAACCCATGTACGACCACCCCGGCGTACTGGACGCCATCGAGCGCGTCGAGTCGTGGGGCGTCGACTTCGTCGACCCGCGGATCGAGGAGGGGAAGGCCAAGATCGCGAGCGAGGACGCCGTCGTCACCGCCCTCGCGCGGGCGACGACGCCGGATCCGCTGGCCGGCAGACAGGTCGTCGTCACCAGCGGCGCCACCACGGAGTCGGTCGACCCCATCCGGACGCTCTCGAACCGCGCCTCGGGTCGCACCGGGCGGGCGGTCGCCCGCGCCTGTCACGTCCGCGGCGCGTCCGTGACGCTCGTCCACGACGGCCCCGACGTCCACTACGCCGACGTTCGGCGGGTCGAGAGCGCGGCCGAGATGCTCGACGCCGTGAGGTCGGCCGTCGACGGCGCGGACGCCCTCGTCTCGGCCGCCGCCGTCTCCGATTTCACCGTCGAGCGCGCGCCGGAGAAGATCCGCTCCGGCGAGCCGATCACCCTCGAACTCGAGCCGACGCCGAAGCTGCTGGACACGGTCCGGGCGGACCACCCCGACCTCACGATGGTCGGGTTCAAGGCGGAGACGAGCGGCGACGACGACGCGATGGTCGAGCGGGCGCGGGCGCTCCGGGACCGCGTCGGCCTCGCTTTCGTCGTCGCGAACGACGCCTCGGTGATGCGCGAGGCGGACACCCGGGCCCTGCTCGTCGACGCGGACGCCGTCGACCGCTACGAGGGGTCGAAACTCGGCCTCGGGGGTCGGATCGCCGAGGACCTCGCCGACCGCCTCGATTGAGCGGCGGACCCGGTCGCGGCCCCGGACGCCCCCCGCTGGCTCACCGTATAGCAATAGTTATGAAAGCGGAACCGAAGCCTACACGATGACAAGGATGAACGGGGGAGCCACCGCTCGGGTCGCCGGAGGTCGACCACCGGATGGCGGCTGACCACGAGCGAGACGTGCTCGTCCCGGTCGGCGACTCGGAGACGCTTCGGCGGACAGTGACGTACGCGGTCGAACGCGCCCACGAGGCGGCCGTGGACGCCGGCGAGCGGACGACGATCCACTTCGTCTTCCCCGCCCGCTGGCGCATCTACGAGACGGATCGGGAGAACGTCGCCTCCGCGTCGTCGCTGCTCGACCGGGTCGTCGCCTGGGCCGAGGAGGACCTCGACGGGCTGATCGGCGAGGACCAGATTGCGACCGTCGCCTTCGAGACGGCGACCGTCGGCACGGACGAGTACGTCTTCAGCCCCGGCGACTTCGCCGCGGTGATCGCCCGCTACGCCGACGCGAACGAGGTCGGTCGCGTCGTCGTCGACCCCTCGTTCCGTCCCGGCGGGAGCGTTCCCCTGCTGCGCTCCTTCGAGGAAGAGCTCGCCGAACGGGGGTTCGACGTGTTCGAGGCGCCGGTCACTCGTCAGACCCGTCGCCGCCTCCCCTTCACCGAAATCGGCCTGCCCGAGTTCCTCCTCGTCTTCGCCGCGTCGCTGCTGTTCTATCTGGCGCTCGGTGGCTGGCACGTCACCGACGCCTACGAACTGGTCACGGGCGTCGCGACGGCGGGGGTC encodes the following:
- the trkA gene encoding Trk system potassium transporter TrkA — encoded protein: MRIIIVGAGQVGSSIAADLAGSHDIVVVDRDGDRVEELTYSLDVLTVQGDGTSLSTLEEAGIDEADMVIASTDDDETNIVICGTARAVSDAFTVARVKNTEYLRTWERSERAFGIDFVVCTNLLAAESIVRVVGIPAARDVDSFADGRVQMAEFEIPPGSPVTDQSVAEADRFDDLTFAAILRNGEVELARGDSLLKTHDRVVVIGNPEAVREFATTIAPEERPGRAEEVVVVGGSEIGYQVARLLGDRGFTPRLIERDPERARRLAEELPNAVVMESDATDMDFLEREHVGDADFVVAALDSDEKNLLVSLLARRLGVDRTVAVIDASEYVELFETVGVDVGVNPREVVAEEITRFTRDGGAENVAIIESDRAEVLEVEVGEESVLAGRPIHESVADLPDGVVIGAITREESLITPRGDTVIQPGDHVVVFLDACVADEVTPAL
- a CDS encoding type II toxin-antitoxin system RatA family toxin; its protein translation is MDRIHVSTVVRLPAAEVYDFLVDFPRYARYSEYLTDVRAEGDGSPGTRYHLRFAWWKLSYTAHTTVTEADPPERLDWRVTEDVDARGRWRVEPLDAVPATLPDATGPACRVHLEVEFDPDSVGGDALDLPRFVSLDWVVEKVKPVLVEEAERVVERIVADLEGRRREVELVVHEEPSGVG
- the coaBC gene encoding bifunctional phosphopantothenoylcysteine decarboxylase/phosphopantothenate--cysteine ligase CoaBC → MLEGTHVALGVTGSIAAVKTVELAHELRRHGASVRAVMTDAARGIVHPWALEFATDHPPVTELTGAVEHVDLCGREGWADVLLIAPATANTVGKVAAAVDDTPVTTCATTALGAGVPVVVAPAMHEPMYDHPGVLDAIERVESWGVDFVDPRIEEGKAKIASEDAVVTALARATTPDPLAGRQVVVTSGATTESVDPIRTLSNRASGRTGRAVARACHVRGASVTLVHDGPDVHYADVRRVESAAEMLDAVRSAVDGADALVSAAAVSDFTVERAPEKIRSGEPITLELEPTPKLLDTVRADHPDLTMVGFKAETSGDDDAMVERARALRDRVGLAFVVANDASVMREADTRALLVDADAVDRYEGSKLGLGGRIAEDLADRLD
- a CDS encoding monovalent cation/H+ antiporter subunit E: MAADHERDVLVPVGDSETLRRTVTYAVERAHEAAVDAGERTTIHFVFPARWRIYETDRENVASASSLLDRVVAWAEEDLDGLIGEDQIATVAFETATVGTDEYVFSPGDFAAVIARYADANEVGRVVVDPSFRPGGSVPLLRSFEEELAERGFDVFEAPVTRQTRRRLPFTEIGLPEFLLVFAASLLFYLALGGWHVTDAYELVTGVATAGVVTLTLARVTMKSEVPRLRYIGATVLRMAAYTPILLWEITKANVALAYVVLHPSLPIEPRTVEFDAAVWGDMPVTTLANSITLTPGTLTVDVSRQHFIVHALIPDAEDDLLEGTLERLVRFVFYGRESARIPSPLERRDDEGGS